One Athene noctua chromosome 30, bAthNoc1.hap1.1, whole genome shotgun sequence genomic region harbors:
- the ORMDL2 gene encoding ORM1-like protein 2, protein MNVGVAHSEVNPNTRVMNSRGIWLAYGISVGVLHVVLLSIPFFSIPVVWTLTNVIHNLVMYLLLHTVKGTPFETPDQGKDRLLTHWEQIDYGTQCTSSRKFLSISPVVLYLLTSFYTKYDPAHFIINTASLLSVLLPKLPQFHGVRLFGINKY, encoded by the exons ATGAACGTCGGCGTGGCGCACAGCGAGGTGAACCCCAACACGCGGGTGATGAACAGCCGGGGGATCTGGCTGGCGTACGGGATCTCGGTGGGAGTCCTCCACGTCGTCCTCCTCAGCATCCCCTTCTTCAGCATCCCCGTGGTCTGGACGCTCACCAACGTCATTCACAACCTG GTCATGTACTTGCTGCTGCACACGGTGAAGGGGACCCCCTTCGAGACCCCGGACCAGGGCAAGGATCGTCTCCTCACGCACTGGGAGCAGATAGACTACGGGACGCAGTGCACCTCCTCGCGCAAGTTCCTCAGCATCTCCCCGGTGGTGCT GTACCTCCTCACCAGCTTCTACACCAAATACGACCCCGCGCACTTCATCATCAACACGGCGTCCCTGCTCAGCGTCCTCCTGCCCAAGCTGCCCCAGTTCCACGGTGTGAGGCTCTTCGGCATCAACAAGTACTGA
- the DNAJC14 gene encoding dnaJ homolog subfamily C member 14, with product MEQPRHREAAAAEGSDGPGWSRDPPGDGGGPAGGSAAWNGSCGRPPGPGLEEDDDDDRDPEPPLPGAAGPPCPCRCRGQPVAPPSPAAERRDGSCSLTCPSRAPALSRGQEEGDEDEDGAGKGGRRLRRRQRHRSAPKEKEDGGRREGGAGKRHRPARKRSRGDGTESPGPAEELARARGLLARALAQTRRLGAEAVGRLLCSCCRLGDPGWARASVRGWGRRVGQRARSGSLRAARWLRAGAGLLLRLLWILCALLLLLVVLAAGGLRLCWRLGSAALAAGAERLARSGRAARLLALLDAAALRRTWGLLGESRACRHLWDWLQRRRVPPWAPGGGRTGGTGDAAPGGDGGAPAAGSGEEVTRLLAMAEVPEEELNPFQVLGVEATASDAELRKAYRRLAVLVHPDKNEHPRAETAFKVLRAAWDIVSSPERRKEYELKRMAQSELTRSMSEFLRRLQDDLREAMNTMMCSKCQGKHKRFEMDRDPLSARYCAECGGLHPAEEGDFWAESSLLGLKITYFAMMDGKIYDITEWAGCQRVGISPDTHRVPYHISFGSRGAAPGGRQRSASKGGPTSAADLQDFFTRVFQGSSGPMPGGPFPPPPAPPGAAAPPGAPPRAEGAAPKGDAKHKRRKKVRRPLQR from the exons ATGGAGCAGCCCCGGCaccgggaagcggcggcggccgAAGGAAGCGACGGCCCCGGCTGgagccgggacccccccggggacggcggcggccccgcggggggcaGCGCTGCCTGGAACGGGAGCtgcgggcggccgccgggccccggcctGGAGGAGGACGACGACGACGACCGCGACCCCGAGCCGCCCCTCCCGGGCGCCGcgggccccccctgcccctgccgctGCCGGGGGCAGCCGGtcgccccgccgagccccgcggccGAGCGGCGGGACGGATCCTGCAGCCTCACCTGCCCCAGCCGGGCCCCGGCGCTGTCCcgcgggcaggaggagggcgACGAGGACGAGGATGGCGCGGGGAAGGGAGGCCGAAGGCTGCGGCGGCGGCAGAGGCACCGCTCGGCCCCCAAGGAGAAGGAGGACGGCGGCCGGCGCGAGGGCGGCGCGGGCAAGCGGCACCGGCCGGCGCGGAAGAGGAGCCGCGGCGACGGCACCGAGTCCCCGGGACCGGCGGAGGAGCTGGCCCGCGCCCGGGGGCTGCTGGCCCGGGCGCTGGCCCAGACGCGCCGGTTGGGCGCGGAGGCCGTCGGgcggctgctctgctcctgctgccgcCTCGGCGACCCGGGCTGGGCGCGGGCCAGCgtgcggggctggggccggcgggtGGGCCAGCGGGCCCGCAGCGGGTCGCTGAGGGCGGCCCGGTGgctgcgggccggggccgggctcctGCTGCGCTTGCTCTGGATCCTCTGcgccctcctcctgctcctcgtGGTGCTGGCGGCCGGCGGCCTGCGGCTCTGCTGGCGCCTGGGCTCCGCCGCGCTGGCCGCCGGCGCTGAGCGCCTGGCCCGGAGCGGGCGAGCGGCCCGGCTGCTGGCGCTGCTGGACGCGGCCGCGCTGCGCAGGACGTGGGGGCTCCTCGGGGAGAGCCGGGCGTGCCGGCACCTCTGGGACTGGCTGCAGAGGCGGCGGGTCCCCCCCTGGGCGCCCGGGGGGGGTCGGACAGGCGGGACGGGGGACGCGGCGCCCGGCGGCGACGggggggctcccgccgccggctccggggAGGAGGTGACCCGCTTGCTGGCCATGGCGGAGGTGCCCGAGGAGGAGCTGAACCCCTTCCAGGTGCTGGGCGTGGAGGCGACGGCGTCGGACGCGGAGCTGCGCAAGGCCTATCGCCGCCTGGCCGTGCTG GTGCACCCCGACAAGAACGAGCACCCCAGGGCGGAGACGGCCTTCAAGGTGCTGCGGGCGGCCTGGGACATCGTCAGCAGCCCCGAGCGGAGGAAGGAGTACGAGCT CAAGCGGATGGCGCAGAGCGAGCTGACGAGGTCCATGAGCGAGTTCCTGAGGCGGCTGCAGGACGACCTGCGGGAGGCCATGAACACCATGATGTGCAGCAAGTGCCAGGGGAAGCACAA GAGGTTCGAGATGGACCGAGACCCCCTGAGCGCCCGGTACTGCGCCGAGTGCGGGGGGCTGCACCCCGCCGAGGAGGGCGACTTCTGGGCCGAGTCCAGCCTGCTGGGGCTGAAGATCACCTACTTCGCCATGATGGACGGCAAGATCTACGACATCACGG AGTGGGCCGGCTGCCAGCGCGTGGGCATCTCGCCGGACACCCACCGCGTCCCCTATCACATCTCCTTCGGCTCCCgcggcgccgcgccgggcgggcggcagAG AAGCGCCTCCAAGGGCGGCCCCACCTCGGCTGCTGACCTGCAGGATTTCTTCACCCGCGTGTTTCAGGGGAGCTCAGGACCGATGCCTGGGGGGCCcttcccgccgcctcccgcccccccgggggccgcagccccccccggggcccccccgaggGCCGAGGGCGCAGCCCCCAAGGGTGACGCGAAGCACAAGAGGCGGAAGAAGGTGCGTCGGCCGTTGCAGCGCTGA